A window from Fragaria vesca subsp. vesca linkage group LG5, FraVesHawaii_1.0, whole genome shotgun sequence encodes these proteins:
- the LOC101315056 gene encoding uncharacterized protein LOC101315056, producing MNLIQRGGKFLEDYQKYHPKAVMKKARPCVRWECPPSGRLKINVDGAVCLENGYGGIGVVVRDEVGMGIAAVARPFLHAYLVLNMEAEACRVGLLLGIHQGWTNIDIESDSATLVAALKSEEKDLSEVNRVISDCKSYFSVF from the coding sequence ATGAATTTGATTCAACGGGGTGGAAAGTTTTTGGAGGATTATCAGAAATACCATCCTAAGGCAGTGATGAAAAAGGCTAGGCCTTGTGTGAGGTGGGAATGCCCACCTAGTGGAAGGCTGAAAATAAATGTCGATGGAGCAGTTTGCTTGGAGAATGGATATGGGGGAATTGGGGTAGTAGTGAGGGATGAAGTTGGTATGGGTATTGCTGCAGTAGCAAGGCCTTTTCTACATGCATACTTGGTTCTTAATATGGAAGCGGAGGCGTGTAGGGTTGGTCTTCTTCTTGGTATTCACCAAGGTTGGACAAACATTGACATTGAAAGCGACTCTGCCACCCTTGTGGCTGCTCTTAAAAGTGAGGAGAAAGATCTCTCGGAGGTAAACCGGGTTATAAGTGATTGTAAAAGTTACTTTAGTGTTTTTTAA
- the LOC101294847 gene encoding F-box protein SKIP8-like translates to MEITSFTIFSSQTFSVALAFTFLSLLLAVLAVRSRSSKPRRSQSDGGSSSTENDKLCNCLCYCNGAVTGSEPVDVPHLNGETEKKTAVTEAETTGASMMEQLVPEITTHALSYLDYPSLCRLSMTNSLMRKAANDDNAWKALYHKDFTSEQDSVTPVNGWKAYYAATRAIVNVNVRFFNFIRDRSLPEMSHLWLNADYVKCVHPSGEFFSGYNAVVQSWQLAFNWEQGVNFQVRDVRARVLTDMAWVTMKTYVGDHLDTGPFSVTNIFEFHNGRWYMVHHHSSVLDEVEHQNA, encoded by the exons ATGGAGATTACTTCCTTTACTATCTTCTCCTCCCAGACCTTCTCTGTAGCCCTCGCTTTCACTTTCCTCTCTCTCCTCCTCGCCGTCCTCGCCGTCCGATCACGCTCCTCCAAACCCCGGCGCTCACAATCGGACGGCGGCTCCTCGTCAACGGAAAACGATAAGCTCTGCAATTGCTTGTGTTACTGTAACGGCGCCGTCACGGGATCGGAACCGGTGGACGTGCCGCACTTGAACGGCGAGACGGAGAAGAAAACGGCTGTCACGGAGGCGGAGACGACGGGCGCGTCGATGATGGAGCAGTTGGTTCCGGAGATTACCACCCACGCGCTCAGCTACCTGGACTATCCGAGCCTCTGTAGGCTTTCGATGACGAACTCGCTGATGCGAAAGGCGGCGAATGACGATAATGCTTGGAAAGCTCTGTATCATAAG GACTTTACGTCGGAACAGGATAGTGTAACTCCAGTCAATGGTTGGAAAGCTTACTATGCTGCTACAAGAGCAATTGTGAATGTCAATGTTCGTTTCTTCAACTTCATCAGAGATAGGTCACTTCCTGAAATGAGTCATTTATGGCTGAATGCAGATTATGTGAAGTGTGTTCATCCCTCAGGAGAATTCTTTTCAGG GTATAATGCTGTAGTACAGAGTTGGCAACTCGCTTTTAATTGGGAGCAAGGAGTAAACTTTCAAGTTCGGGATGTGCGTGCTCGCGTTCTGACTGACATGGCTTGGGTCACCATGAAAACCTATGTGGGTGATCACCTTGATACCGGTCCATTCAGTGTGACTAACATCTTTGAGTTTCATAATGGGCGGTGGTACATGGTGCATCATCACAGCTCTGTGTTGGATGAGGTAGAACACCAGAATGCGTAA
- the LOC101295130 gene encoding uncharacterized protein LOC101295130, whose translation MGIALLSVQAPHYTPLPQFHYTNTTKSWRTFSRPYPLESKSTILLCSTSSSSVVEDTTLPPDDSLAAKSESSIKEPPFSACKSCGREEMEKGCNGEGSIQGGIATFPGFGWWPIKAYRPCPGFLESGGRYRRQGQSLDEVAFGRGGRGEN comes from the exons ATGGGAATTGCCCTTCTCTCAGTTCAAGCACCTCATTACACCCCACTCCCTCAATTCCATTATACCAACACTACCAAGTCATGGAGGACCTTCTCTCGCCCCTACCCATTAGAATCCAAGTCCACCATCCTTCTCTGCTCAACCTCCTCATCCTCAGTTGTAGAAGACACTACTCTTCCACCTGATGATTCACTTGCAGCCAAATCTGAATCATCCATCAAAGAGCCTCCCTTCAG TGCTTGCAAGTCCTGCGGAAGAGAAGAAATGGAGAAGGGGTGCAATGGTGAAGGAAGTATTCAAGGTGGAATTGCAACATTTCCAGGATTTGGTTGGTGGCCGATAAAGGCTTACAGGCCATGTCCTGGATTTTTGGAATCAGGCGGCCGGTATCGGCGACAAGGACAAAGCCTGGATGAAGTTGCCTTTGGAAGAGGGGGGAGAGGAGAGAACTAG
- the LOC101295417 gene encoding RNA polymerase II transcriptional coactivator KELP-like: protein METETQRKIDETVRRILEESDMDQVTESKIRKQASQELGLDLNKPPFKAFVKQVVESFLDEQQRKHEEAEEAEEDEGKQEREVDENGDIVICRLSHKRKVTVQEFKGKPLVSLREFFTKEGKELPTSKGISLTEEQWSVFKKNVPAIEKAIQKMESRIN, encoded by the exons ATGGAAACGGAAACCCAACGCAAAATCGACGAAACGGTGCGTCGTATTCTGGAAGAGTCCGACATGGACCAAGTCACCGAGTCCAAGATTCGCAAGCAGGCTTCCCAGGAGCTCGGACTCGACCTCAACAAGCCTCCCTTCAAGGCCTTCGTCAAGCAAGTCGTCGAGTCCTTCCTCGACGAACAGCAACGCAAACACGAAGAAGCCGAGGAGGCCGAGGAGGACGAGGGCAAGCAGGAGCGCGAGGTCGACGAAAATGGCGACATCGTGATCTGCAGG CTTTCGCATAAGAGGAAGGTGACGGTTCAGGAGTTCAAGGGGAAGCCGTTGGTGTCGTTGAGGGAGTTTTTTACTAAAGAAGGCAAGGAGCTTCCTACTTCTAAAG GTATAAGCTTGACAGAGGAGCAATGGTCAGTATTTAAGAAGAATGTACCTGCTATAGAGAAGGCCATCCAGAAGATGGAGTCACGGATTAATTGA
- the LOC101315348 gene encoding uncharacterized protein LOC101315348: MGCASSKRVEVAALDYKPAPASFAVFNINGIQEPWLGLENATSQQEEKPVHVPAQILDKLDESDAAAPQTWDEVSKALENLKPKLSPQPSPAPPPVAKKEEERRKPRKSLSFDSFHTLEELDNKLTAPKGNGLKKSESMRSLQWKKPELNRSEMTSPDTQTETGVVRSVKENIFIKRDRMERQKEGQVAVIDKLISLRDPLSDYPEKCPPGGADSVVIYTTSLRGVRRTYEDCQRVKSVFDVNRLVYDERDVALHGEFLTELKGLVGEGLGVPRVFVKGRYVGGVEEVVELNESGRLGRIVKWARVERGAGFQACGGCGGARFVPCMECGGSCKVLVGDKKERCGKCNENGLVYCVACWSLA, encoded by the coding sequence ATGGGATGCGCCTCCTCCAAACGGGTAGAAGTAGCCGCCTTAGATTACAAGCCGGCGCCGGCCAGCTTCGCCGTGTTCAACATCAATGGCATCCAAGAGCCCTGGCTCGGTCTGGAGAACGCAACTTCACAGCAAGAGGAAAAACCAGTACACGTGCCCGCGCAAATCCTCGACAAGCTCGACGAGTCCGACGCCGCAGCGCCGCAAACGTGGGACGAGGTGAGTAAGGCGTTAGAGAATCTCAAACCCAAGCTCAGCCCACAGCCAAGCCCAGCACCGCCGCCGGTGGCCAAGAAGGAAGAGGAGCGGAGGAAGCCGCGTAAGAGCTTGTCTTTCGACTCCTTCCACACTCTAGAAGAGCTCGACAACAAGCTAACCGCTCCGAAAGGGAACGGTTTGAAGAAGAGCGAGTCCATGCGTTCCTTGCAGTGGAAGAAACCGGAGTTAAACCGGTCCGAAATGACATCGCCAGACACACAAACTGAAACCGGAGTTGTTAGGTCAGTGAAGGAGAACATATTCATAAAGAGAGACAGAATGGAGAGGCAGAAGGAAGGGCAGGTGGCGGTGATAGACAAACTGATAAGCCTGAGAGACCCGCTGAGCGACTACCCGGAGAAATGTCCGCCGGGGGGAGCTGACTCCGTGGTGATCTACACGACGTCGTTGCGTGGAGTACGGCGGACGTACGAGGACTGCCAGAGAGTGAAGTCGGTGTTTGACGTGAACAGGCTGGTGTACGATGAGCGTGACGTGGCGTTGCACGGCGAGTTTCTGACGGAGCTGAAGGGTTTGGTGGGGGAGGGGTTAGGGGTGCCTAGGGTTTTTGTGAAGGGGAGATATGTGGGGGGAGTGGAGGAGGTGGTGGAGTTGAATGAGAGTGGAAGGTTGGGGAGGATAGTGAAGTGGGCACGTGTGGAGAGAGGGGCAGGGTTTCAAGCGTGCGGCGGTTGCGGCGGGGCGAGGTTTGTGCCGTGCATGGAGTGTGGGGGGAGTTGTAAGGTGTTGGTTGGGGATAAGAAGGAGAGGTGTGGAAAGTGTAATGAGAATGGGTTGGTTTACTGTGTGGCTTGCTGGTCTTTGGCATGA
- the LOC101295712 gene encoding uncharacterized protein LOC101295712: MENNNQSFWQFSDQLRVQTSNLANLSVNDSIWSNSYGSKRPDARRNFDIKVGGEVNSLVNLTPKGSDFNGLDYKQKGSSDPNEGWNSFKPKASELNVVSDRWNSFKPKASEFNSFNPDFNGFNQKVPNFDGFNQKMPDFNGFNQKVQDFNGFNEGWKLGASANGGINGGFNKGIYSKPAIHSNNINLKAYKNQGEEFDLGVKGGKKNNNSNKKKNGDDNNKDVKGDKKFKTLPPSESLPRNETIGGYIFVCNNDTMQENLKRELFGLPPRYRDSVRAITPGLPLFLYNYSTHQLHGIFEAASFGGTNFDPSAWEDKKCPGESRFPAQVKVLTRKVCEPLEEDSFRPILHHYDGPKFRLELSVPEALSLLDKFADQDDIFVNETP; the protein is encoded by the exons ATGGAGAACAACAACCAATCTTTCTGGCAGTTCAGTGACCAGCTTAGGGTGCAAACATCTAATCTCGCAAATCTTTCGGTCAACGATTCAATCTGGAGCAACTCATACGGCAGCAAGAGGCCTGATGCAAGGCGGAACTTCGATATCAAGGTCGGCGGTGAGGTGAACTCTCTGGTCAACTTGACTCCCAAAGGGTCTGATTTCAATGGTTTGGATTACAAGCAGAAAGGATCATCGGACCCGAACGAGGGATGGAACAGCTTCAAGCCCAAGGCTTCTGAGCTGAACGTGGTGAGTGATAGGTGGAACTCTTTCAAGCCGAAAGCTTCAGAGTTCAACTCTTTCAACCCGGATTTTAATGGGTTCAACCAGAAGGTCCCGAACTTTGATGGGTTTAACCAGAAGATGCCGGACTTTAATGGGTTCAATCAGAAGGTTCAGGACTTTAATGGGTTCAATGAAGGGTGGAAGCTTGGGGCTTCTGCTAATGGAGGCATCAATGGAGGCTTCAACAAGGGGATTTACTCCAAGCCTGCGATTCATAGCAATAATATTAACCTGAAGGCGTACAAGAACCAGGGGGAGGAGTTTGATCTGGGAGTTAAAGGTGGGAAGAAGAACAACAATAGCAACAAGAAGAAGAATGGTGATGACAATAACAAGGATGTTAAGGGTGACAAGAAATTCAAGACCCTTCCACCGTCTGAGTCTCTCCCTAGAAATGAGACCATTGGTGGTTACATCTTCGTCTGCAACAACGATACCATGCAAGAGAATCTCAAGAGGGAGCTCTTTG GTTTGCCTCCACGTTACCGTGACTCAGTCCGTGCCATTACTCCAGGGTTGCCCCTTTTCCTTTACAACTACTCCACTCACCAACTCCATGGAATTTTTGAG GCTGCAAGCTTTGGAGGAACCAACTTTGATCCATCTGCTTGGGAAGACAAGAAATGTCCTGGTGAATCGCGCTTCCCTGCTCAG GTGAAAGTTTTAACGAGGAAAGTCTGTGAACCACTGGAAGAGGATTCCTTCAGGCCAATTCTTCATCACTACGATGGCCCTAAATTCCGTCTTGAACTCAGCGTGCCAGAG GCTCTCTCTCTGTTGGACAAGTTTGCAGACCAAGATGATATATTTGTAAATGAAACCCCTTGA
- the LOC101290869 gene encoding uncharacterized protein LOC101290869 has product MDLAVSSRLLTLSPLPPPKTHKPIDPSTLNLLNASFPLSRRGPPLTPAVKVAAFPTETEHSDLTALSPLDGRYWGKVNELAPYLSEYGLIYYRVLVEIKWLLKLSQIAEVVEVPSFSEEAHAYLQGIIDGFGINDAREIKRIEMTTNHDVKAVEYFLKQRSSSHPEIAKVLEFYHFACTSEDINNIAHALMLKESVKNVLLPVMDDLIRAICDMAKEHAAVSMLSRTHGQTASPTTLGKEMAVFAVRLSTQRQEISQVAIMGKLAGAVGNYNAHMVGYPNIDWPLVAEEFVTSLGVSFNPYVTQIETHDYMAKLFHAFTRFNNILIDFDCDIWRYISLGYFKQTTKAGEIGSSTMPHKVNPIDFENSEGNLGMASGVFSFLCDKLSKSRLQRDLTDSTVLRNMGVGLGHSLLAYRSTLRGISKLQVNEARISEDLNQSWEVLAEPIQTVMRRYDVPEPYEKLKVLTRGRTVTAESIKEFIKGLELPEEPKNILSNLTPHSYVGSAVILAKMVDMAVGATRDTNIPAEKVKIVANSSSCDLQLSSLLALSPLDGRYWGKVKELAPYMSEYGLIYFRVVVEIKWLLWLSQIPEVTEVTGLGETAHSFLQEIIDGFSTDDALEIKEIEKVTNHDVKAVEYFLKQRCKYHPEIAKVLEFFHFACTSEDINNLAHALMLKGAMNNVMFPVIGKLVQALCTMAKEYSHIPMLSRTHGQPASPTTLGKEMAIFAVRLSREWKEMSGVDILGKLAGAVGNYNAHEVAYPDVNWPQVNKEFVRSLGLSYNSYVTQIEPHDYMAELFHAIFRFNNILTDFDRDIWDYISLGYFKQTTKAGEIGSSTMPHKVNPIDFENSEGNLGVANGNFLQQSMKLPVSRWQRDLTDSTVLRNMGLGLGHSLLAYKSTLQGISKLQVNEACIFEDLDQCWEVLAEPIQTVMRRYGVPEPYEKLKELTRGKAVTKESIREFTKGLELPDEGKSILLNLTPHSYVGAAIELARTVDIAVNSEIGDLL; this is encoded by the exons ATGGACCTCGCCGTCTCTTCCCGCCTTCTCACCTTGAGTCCTCTCCCTCCTCCCAAAACCCACAAACCCATCGACCCTTCAACCCTCAATCTTCTCAATGCTTCTTTCCCACTTTCTCGCAGAGGTCCCCCTCTCACCCCCGCCGTTAAAGTCGCCGCCTTTCCCACCGAAACCGAGCATTCCGACTTGACGGCGCTGTCTCCGTTGGACGGCCGTTACTGGGGTAAAGTCAACGAATTGGCTCCCTATTTGAGTGAGTATGGCCTCATCTACTACCGTGTTCTTGTTGAG ATTAAATGGTTGCTGAAGCTTTCTCAAATCGCTGAAGTTGTGGAGGTGCCGAGTTTCAGCGAAGAGGCTCATGCTTACTTGCAAGGGATCATTGATGGGTTTGGCATTAATGACGCTAGAGAGATTAAGAGGATTGAGATGACTACTAACCATGATGTGAAAGCAGTGGAGTATTTCTTGAAGCAGAGGAGCAGTTCACATCCGGAAATAGCTAAG GTGCTTGAGTTTTATCATTTTGCTTGCACTTCTGAGGACATCAACAATATTGCACACGCATTGATGTTGAAAGAATCTGTTAAGAATGTTCTGCTTCCTGTCATGGATGATTTGATTCGAGCGATATGTGACATGGCAAAGGAGCATGCTGCTGTTTCCATGCTTTCGCGTACTCATGGACAGACGGCCTCGCCCACGACTTTGGGGAAGGAAATGGCTGTTTTTGCTGTCAGGTTAAGCACACAGAGGCAGGAAATTTCTCAGGTGGCAATAATGGGTAAGCTTGCTGGTGCTGTAGGAAATTACAATGCTCATATGGTTGGATATCCTAATATTGATTGGCCCTTAGTTGCTGAAGAGTTTGTCACATCTCTTGGGGTTAGTTTCAATCCATATGTTACCCAGATCGAGACTCATGACTATATGGCAAAACTTTTTCATGCTTTTACCAGATTCAATAATATCTTGATCGATTTTGACTGTGATATATGGCGGTACATATCATTGGGCTACTTTAAGCAGACAACTAAAGCTGGTGAAATTGGATCATCAACAATGCCTCACAAGGTAAACCCCATTGATTTTGAGAATAGTGAAGGTAATCTTGGCATGGCTAGTGGAGTATTTTCCTTTCTGTGTGATAAGTTGTCTAAATCACGTTTGCAACGTGACTTGACTGATTCTACTGTTCTGAGGAACATGGGTGTTGGATTAGGCCATTCTCTTCTTGCCTACAGAAGCACACTGCGGGGAATATCCAAGCTTCAGGTTAATGAAGCTCGCATAAGTGAAGATTTAAATCAATCTTGGGAGGTGCTTGCAGAACCAATACAAACTGTTATGCGTAGATATGATGTTCCAGAGCCATATGAGAAGCTGAAGGTACTTACAAGAGGGAGAACAGTCACCGCCGAAAGTATAAAAGAGTTTATCAAAGGCTTGGAATTACCTGAAGAACCAAAGAACATTCTCTCAAACTTGACACCACACAGCTATGTTGGATCTGCTGTTATATTGGCCAAAATGGTAGATATGGCCGTTGGAGCCACCAGAGACACCAACATTCCTGCTGAGAAGGTGAAGATTGTGGCTAATAGTTCTTCTTGTGATCTTCAGCTTTCAAGTTTGCTGGCTTTGTCGCCGTTGGATGGCCGGTATTGGGGTAAAGTGAAGGAATTGGCTCCTTATATGAGTGAATATGGTTTAATCTACTTCCGTGTTGTAGTTGAGATCAAATGGTTGCTATGGCTTTCACAAATTCCTGAAGTGACAGAGGTAACCGGCTTGGGTGAAACTGCTCATTCATTTTTGCAAGAAATAATCGATGGGTTTAGCACAGATGATGCACTAGAGATTAAGGAGATTGAGAAGGTGACAAACCATGACGTAAAAGCGGTGGAGTATTTTTTGAAACAGAGATGCAAATATCACCCAGAGATAGCAAAG GTGCTTGAGTTTTTTCATTTTGCATGCACATCCGAGGACATCAACAATCTTGCACATGCATTGATGCTGAAAGGAGCTATGAACAATGTCATGTTTCCTGTCATTGGTAAATTGGTTCAGGCTCTATGTACCATGGCTAAGGAGTACTCTCATATTCCTATGCTTTCTCGCACTCATGGACAG CCTGCTTCTCCTACAACTTTGGGGAAAGAAATGGCTATATTTGCTGTTAGATTGAGCAGAGAATGGAAAGAGATGTCTGGTGTAGATATATTGGGGAAATTGGCTGGTGCTGTTGGAAATTACAATGCTCATGAAGTTGCATATCCTGATGTTAATTGGCCCCAAGTTAATAAAGAGTTTGTAAGATCTCTTGGGTTGAGTTATAATTCGTATGTCACTCAGATCGAACCTCATGACTATATGGCGGAGCTTTTTCATGCAATTTTCCGGTTTAACAACATATTAACCGACTTTGATAGAGATATATGGGACTACATATCTTTGGGTTACTTTAAGCAAACAACCAAGGCTGGTGAGATTGGGTCATCGACAATGCCTCACAAGGTCAACCCTATTGATTTTGAAAACAGTGAAGGTAATCTTGGTGTGGCTAATGGCAATTTTCTTCAGCAGAGCATGAAGTTGCCCGTTTCACGTTGGCAGCGGGACTTGACCGACTCAACTGTTTTGAGAAACATGGGTTTGGGATTAGGGCATTCTCTTCTTGCCTACAAAAGTACACTTCAGGGAATATCAAAACTCCAGGTCAATGAAGCTTGCATTTTCGAGGACTTGGATCAGTGTTGGGAAGTTCTTGCCGAACCTATACAAACAGTAATGAGGAGATATGGTGTTCCTGAGCCCTACGAAAAGTTGAAGGAACTAACCAGAGGAAAAGCAGTTACCAAGGAGAGTATAAGAGAGTTCACCAAAGGGTTGGAATTACCTGATGAAGGAAAGTCCATTCTACTCAACTTGACACCACATAGTTATGTTGGCGCAGCAATAGAATTGGCCAGGACAGTAGACATTGCTGTGAATTCAGAGATTGGGGATCTGTTGTGA
- the LOC101296002 gene encoding protease Do-like 9-like codes for MGDNKRKRGRKPKTPTPETLATTSASPPPPPTTTSAADDEDDVVFCVSNVEIIDPKSPRRGRGRPKKLPKLSENGTHDPPAAPDPTDSDPGTAWEGGARVVPSMDAVVKVFCTHTEPNFSLPWQRKRQFSSSSSGFVIGGRRVLTNAHSVEHYTQVKLKKRGSDTKYLATVLAIGTECDIAMLTVDDDEFWEGVSPVEFGELPALQDAVTVVGYPIGGDTISVTSGVVSRIEILSYVHGSTELLGLQIDAAINSGNSGGPAFNDKGTCVGIAFQSLKHEDAENIGYVIPTPVIMHFIKDYEKNGAYTGFPILGIEWQKMENPDLRTSMGMKPDQKGVRIRRIDPTALESQVLKPSDILLSFDGVNIANDGTVPFRHGERIGFSYLISQKYTGDNSKVKVLRNSEILSFDIKLASHKRLIPSHIKGRPPSYYIVAGFVFTAVSVPYLRSEYGKDYEFEAPVKLLDKMLHSLRQSPDEQLVVVSQVLVADINIGYEDIVNTQVLAFNGKPVKNLKSLASMVENCDDEFLKFDLEYQQVAVLQTKTAKAATLDILATHCIPSAMSDDLKT; via the exons ATGGGCGACAACAAGCGTAAACGCGGCCGGAAGCCCAAAACCCCCACCCCCGAAACCCTAGCCACCACCAGCGCCTCCCCACCTCCACCACCAACCACCACATCCGCCGCTGACGACGAAGACGACGTCGTTTTCTGCGTCAGCAACGTCGAGATAATCGACCCCAAATCCCCCCGCCGCGGCCGCGGCCGCCCCAAGAAGCTCCCCAAGCTCTCCGAAAACGGCACCCACGACCCGCCCGCCGCGCCCGACCCGACCGATTCGGATCCCGGGACGGCCTGGGAGGGCGGCGCGAGGGTGGTGCCGTCGATGGACGCGGTGGTGAAGGTGTTCTGCACGCACACCGAGCCGAATTTCTCGCTGCCGTGGCAGCGGAAGAGGCAGTTCAGCTCGAGCAGCAGTGGGTTTGTGATTGGTGGCCGGAGAGTGCTGACTAATGCTCACTCGGTGGAGCATTACACCCAGGTCAAGCTCAAGAAGCGCGGCTCCGATACTAAGTACTTGGCCACTGTTCTTGCTATTGGCACCGAGTGTGACATTG CAATGCTTACGGTTGATGATGATGAGTTTTGGGAAGGTGTGTCGCCGGTGGAGTTTGGGGAGTTGCCTGCGCTGCAAGATGCTGTTACTGTCGTGGGTTATCCCATTGGGGGAGACACGATTTCAGTGACGAGTGGTGTTGTTTCGCGGATAGAGATTCTGTCGTATGTTCATGGGTCGACTGAACTGCTAGGTTTGCAG ATAGATGCTGCGATCAACTCTGGAAACTCGGGTGGGCCTGCTTTCAATGATAAAGGAACTTGTGTGGGTATTGCATTTCAGTCCCTTAAACATGAGGACGCAGAGAATATTGGTTATGTCATACCCACACCAGTAATAATGCACTTCATCAAAGATTATGAGAAGAATGGAGCATATACAG GTTTTCCAATTCTTGGGATTGAGTGGCAGAAAATGGAAAATCCTGATTTGCGTACATCAATGGGAATGAAACCTGATCAAAAGGGTGTTCGTATCAGAAGAATTGATCCCACTGCCCTGGAATCTCAGGTGTTGAAGCCATCTGATATCCTTCTCAGCTTTGATGGAGTTAATATTGCCAACGATGGAACAG TTCCTTTTCGGCATGGAGAACGCATAGGTTTTAGTTATCTCATATCCCAGAAATATACTGGAGATAACTCAAAGGTTAAAGTTCTGCGCAATTCTGAGATTCTCAGTTTTGATATAAAACTAGCATCCCACAAAAGACTAATTCCATCACACATCAAGGGCAGACCTCCTTCATATTATATTGTTGCAGGATTTGTTTTTACAGCTGTATCTGTTCCCTATCTTCGATCTGAG TACGGAAAGGATTATGAGTTTGAAGCTCCTGTCAAACTTTTGGACAAAATGCTGCATTCATTGCGACAGTCACCGGATGAGCAGCTTGTAGTGGTTTCTCAG GTGCTTGTGGCTGATATTAACATTGGGTATGAAGACATAGTTAACACACAG GTTCTAGCTTTTAATGGTAAGCCTGTGAAGAATCTGAAAAGCTTGGCCAGCATGGTAGAGAACTGTGATGATGAGTTCTTGAAATTTGATTTAGAATACCAACAG GTGGCGGTCCTCCAAACCAAGACTGCAAAAGCAGCTACTCTAGATATTCTTGCCACACATTGCATACCATCAGCAATGTCTGATGATCTGAAGACTTAA